Proteins co-encoded in one Juglans regia cultivar Chandler chromosome 16, Walnut 2.0, whole genome shotgun sequence genomic window:
- the LOC109007505 gene encoding chloroplastic import inner membrane translocase subunit HP30-2-like, whose translation MEQGKQGVMAVKLIPQQNPIEQIQARFKELETGFKAWLSKQSLPVEVAMVTLTSSAQGAAIGALMGTLTNDKSSPLPTPPPQANPQAMASFQQAQALAGGPLAQARNFAVITGVNAGISCLMKRLRGKEDVQSSMVAAFGSGTMFSLVSGMGAPNQPANAITSGLFFALVQGGLFKLGEKFSKPPAEDVFYDKTRSMLYKLGLQDYEKNFRKGLLTDSTLPLLTDSALRDVRIPPGPRLLILDHVQRDPEIKARQGNVH comes from the exons ATGGAGCAAGGAAAGCAGGGTGTGATGGCGGTGAAGCTGATTCCCCAGCAGAACCCAATAGAGCAGATACAGGCGCGCTTCAAGGAGTTGGAGACTGGCTTCAAGGCTTGGTTGTCGAAGCAGTCTCTGCCGGTGGAGGTGGCTATGGTCACCCTCACCAGCTCCGCTCAGGGCGCTGCCATAGGTGCTCTCATGGGCACTCTCACCAACGACAAGTCTTCCCCTCTCCCAACTCCTCCTCCCCAGGCCAATCCCCAAGCCATGGCCTCTTTCCAACAAGCCCAG GCTCTAGCTGGGGGTCCGTTGGCACAAGCTCGCAACTTTGCTGTGATAACAGGTGTCAATGCCGGCATATCCTGTCTCATGAAGCGACTGCGAGGAAAGGAGGATGTCCAGTCTAG CATGGTAGCAGCATTTGGTTCTGGAACCATGTTTTCATTAGTGAGTGGTATGGGTGCCCCAAATCAGCCAGCAAATGCAATTACTTCTGGCCTCTTTTTTGCTCTTGTTCAAGGAGGGCTTTTCAAG TTAGGGGAAAAGTTCTCTAAACCACCAGCTGAAGATGTTTTCTATGATAAAACAAGATCCATGTTGTATAAGCTTGGCCTCCAGGATTACGAGAAGAATTTCAGAAAAGGCTTGTTGACAGACAGCACATTGCCTCTGCTCACTGACAG TGCGCTCAGAGACGTGCGAATCCCTCCTGGACCAAGGCTTCTTATTCTCGATCATGTTCAGAG GGACCCGGAGATCAAAGCTAGGCAAGGAAATGTTCATTGA